The genomic segment AAGAGGCCCATGAGCCCGGAGATCGCCCCCGACGCCCCGATGATCGGGATCGACGCGAGCTCGGGCGTGGCGCGCAGGATCCACGCGGCCTGAACCAGGCTCGCGAGCCAGCCGCATCCGACATAGGCGATCAGGTACCGGGCGGGACCGAGCCGCGACTCGAGCGGCGGGCCGAACACGCCCAGGAAGACGAGATTCCCGAGAAGATGGAAGGGATCGGCGTGAAGGAAGAGCGATGCGATCGCGGTGAGCGGGGTGGGGTCGCCCGCCTTGAACGCGAGGCGGTAGGCGAGCGTCTCGGCACCCGGGGCCACGTGGAACGCCGCGAACGAGACGACCATCGTCACGAGCAGGGATACCGTGACCCAGGGGATTCCCCGCACCTTGGCATCCGTGCCGATGGGCAACCAGTAGAAGTAGTACATGCTTGAACGCTCTTCCTTTCTTCTCTACACTACGCGCGGCGAAAAGCGAAGCATTTTCGTGAGTTAGCCCACTCGACACCGTTCGTTGGGAAGGATCGGGCCCGATGGAAACCGCGACGTCTTCGGTAGGCAAGGACATGGGAACTCAGAAGGAGCTGGACCCCCTCGAAAACGCGAGGCTCCAGTTCGAGGAGGCCTCGGCACGCCTCAAGCTGGACCCGGCATTCATTCAGATCATCAAGGAGCCCCGCCGGGCCACGATCGTGAAGCTCCCGGTCCAGATGGACGACGGCTCCTTCCGGGTCTTCACCGGATATCGCGTCCAGCACTCGATCATCCGCGGACCGGCAAAGGGCGGGATCCGCTATCACCCGGACGTCACGCTGGAAGAGGTCATGGCCCTCGCGGCATGGATGACCTGGAAGTGCGCGGTGGTCGGCATCCCCTTCGGTGGCGGCAAGGGAGGGATCATTTGCGATCCCTCGAAGATGTCGCGCGGGGAGCTGGAGCGGCTCACGCGCCGCTACGTCGCCGACCTGATCGACATCTTCGGCCCCGAGTCGGACGTCCCCGCCCCCGACGTGAACACGAACGAGCAGACGATGGCCTGGATCATGGACACGTACTCCATGCACGCCCGGCACACCGTCACCTCGGTCGTGACCGGGAAGCCTCTCGAGCTGGGCGGCTCGCAGGGGCGGCGCGAGGCCACCGGACGCGGCGTCCTCTTCTGCATTCGCGAGGCGGCGCGGCGGATCGGACTCGATCTCGACGGCGCGCGCGTGGTCGTGCAGGGCTTCGGCAACGTCGGCTCGGTCGCGGCGGACCTCCTCGTGAAGGACGGCGCCATCGTGACGGCGGCTTCCGACGTGGGCGGAGGCATCCAGAACCCGAACGGTCTCGACATTCCCGCCCTCATCCGGCACGTGAAGCAGACGAAGAGCGTGGTCGGCTTCCCCGGCTCCACGCCGGTGGACGGAAAGAAGCTGCTCGAGCTCCCCTGCGACATCCTGATCCCCGCGGCGCTCGAGAACCAGATCACCCACGTGAACGCGGGACGCATCCAGGCGCGCATCATCGCCGAGGGCGCGAACGGCCCGACGACGACGCAGGCCGACAAGATCCTGAACAAGGCGGGCGTGCTCGTCATCCCGGACATCCTCGCGAACAGCGGCGGCGTCACCGTGTCCTACTTCGAGTGGGTCCAGGACCGCATGGGCTTCTTCTGGAAGGAGTCGGAAGTCAACGAGCGGCTCGAGCACATCATGGTGAACGCCTTCCAGGACGTGGCGCGGATGGCCGACGAGCACAAGGTTTCGCTCCGCGTCGCCGCGTTCATGCTCGCGATCAAGCGCGTCGTGGACGTGATCCAGCTCCGCGGCGTGTACGCCTAGCCCTTCCGCGGCACCGGCCGAGCTCCGCCCGGGCGCGTCCCGGGCGGGGCGGTCCGGAGGTCAGGAAACCAGCCCCTCCTCGTACCGCAGCACGCCCTTCCCCGGATCCAGGACCGCCATCGCGCCGAACGGGACCGGAAGGTTGCGATGGCCATGTCCCGCGCGGATTCCGCCGGAGGCGGGAATTCCGAGCGGCGTGAGGTGGTCGCGCAGCACCTGCGCGAGCTTGAGCTCCCTCCGCCGGGGACGCGGAACGCACCGGTAGAAGTCCCCCAGCGCCACGGCGCGCGCCCCTCGGAAGGCGCCGGCGAGCCTCAGATGGCAGAGCATCCCGTCCACCTTGTAGGGAGGCTCGTTCACCTCCTCGAAGAACACGACCGCTCCGCGGAAGGACGGGAGCATGTCCGTTCCCGCCGCGTAGTCCACGAGCTGGAGATTGCCGCCGAGCACGATGCCCCGCGCGGGCGTGCGCGGCCCCGCGATCCGGACCGGCGCGCCGAGCGTCCTCACGCGCTCGGGAGGCTCGGGCCGGGTCACCCAGGAGAGCCACCGCGCGATCTCCCCCGGTCTCCCGAAGCCGAACCCGTGGAGATTGGGACCGTGGAGCGTGCGGACGCGCGCGTGGCGCGCGAAGCCCAGGTGGAGGAACGTGGCGTCCGAGAAC from the Candidatus Eisenbacteria bacterium genome contains:
- a CDS encoding Glu/Leu/Phe/Val dehydrogenase, with the protein product MGTQKELDPLENARLQFEEASARLKLDPAFIQIIKEPRRATIVKLPVQMDDGSFRVFTGYRVQHSIIRGPAKGGIRYHPDVTLEEVMALAAWMTWKCAVVGIPFGGGKGGIICDPSKMSRGELERLTRRYVADLIDIFGPESDVPAPDVNTNEQTMAWIMDTYSMHARHTVTSVVTGKPLELGGSQGRREATGRGVLFCIREAARRIGLDLDGARVVVQGFGNVGSVAADLLVKDGAIVTAASDVGGGIQNPNGLDIPALIRHVKQTKSVVGFPGSTPVDGKKLLELPCDILIPAALENQITHVNAGRIQARIIAEGANGPTTTQADKILNKAGVLVIPDILANSGGVTVSYFEWVQDRMGFFWKESEVNERLEHIMVNAFQDVARMADEHKVSLRVAAFMLAIKRVVDVIQLRGVYA
- a CDS encoding LD-carboxypeptidase, producing the protein MIAPPRLRPGDRIGIVAPSGPVLRKHVAAGARALERAGFRLTVARHVFDRRGHLAGTDEARLEDFNRMLRDPDIRCMLMARGGYGSMRIAPGVDWRAMRRDPKIFAGFSDATFLHLGFARHARVRTLHGPNLHGFGFGRPGEIARWLSWVTRPEPPERVRTLGAPVRIAGPRTPARGIVLGGNLQLVDYAAGTDMLPSFRGAVVFFEEVNEPPYKVDGMLCHLRLAGAFRGARAVALGDFYRCVPRPRRRELKLAQVLRDHLTPLGIPASGGIRAGHGHRNLPVPFGAMAVLDPGKGVLRYEEGLVS